One Kribbella sp. NBC_00662 genomic region harbors:
- a CDS encoding DUF6194 family protein, with translation MTIEELDRTIRAYDGVRVLEAQDDLFYLYDPSADLPPERQQPFATIVTGDHYEKVSRLDEPGAWRLNLGLTKATYTSLFGPVPTERDADWVLDSGHDYTARNTLMPHPFYAAQYWVAIVNPADLQPLVPLLDEAYQFAARKYANHQARQTQ, from the coding sequence ATGACGATCGAAGAACTGGATCGGACGATCCGCGCGTACGACGGTGTCCGGGTGCTCGAGGCCCAGGACGACCTGTTCTACCTCTACGACCCGTCCGCCGACCTCCCACCGGAGCGACAGCAGCCGTTCGCCACCATTGTCACCGGCGACCACTACGAGAAGGTGTCCCGGCTGGACGAGCCCGGTGCGTGGCGGCTCAACCTCGGGCTGACCAAGGCGACGTACACCTCGCTCTTCGGGCCGGTGCCGACCGAACGCGACGCCGACTGGGTGCTCGACTCCGGTCACGACTACACGGCCCGGAACACGCTCATGCCGCACCCGTTCTACGCCGCCCAGTACTGGGTGGCGATCGTGAACCCGGCCGACCTCCAGCCACTCGTCCCGTTGCTCGACGAGGCCTACCAGTTCGCGGCGCGCAAGTACGCCAACCATCAGGCGCGGCAAACGCAGTGA
- a CDS encoding S8 family peptidase produces MSPSLSRPRALLGAVAASALAVTGIVATAAGSNASQQAPVTIRGAGSSNAIPGSYIVVLNGQRSQAQTRVTTQSLATSYDVKVKDQYDASIKGFSASMSEDQAKKLAGDSRVAFVQQNQKITVSQDDPPWGLDRADQRDLPLDKKYEASTTADNVNVYVIDTGIYAKHKDFGDRASVGTDTVGDGQNGVDCMGHGSHVAGTIAGTTYGLAKGAKVIAVRVLDCQGSGSTESVVAGIDWVTKNAKKPAVANMSLGGGADDALDAAVKASVGAGITYAVAAGNDSADACQSSPAREPSAITVGATDNQDKRASFSNFGKCVDLFAPGVDITSVGITDPDATAKMSGTSMATPHVAGGIALYLADHPDATPADVTKALVANSTPDKVGDPGDASPNKLLYVGKPDPAQP; encoded by the coding sequence ATGTCCCCATCCCTGAGCAGGCCACGCGCACTACTCGGTGCGGTCGCGGCTTCAGCGCTCGCGGTCACCGGCATCGTCGCGACGGCGGCCGGCAGCAACGCATCCCAGCAGGCGCCGGTGACGATCCGCGGCGCCGGCAGTTCGAACGCGATCCCCGGCAGCTACATCGTCGTACTGAACGGCCAGCGGTCGCAGGCCCAGACCCGGGTCACCACGCAGAGCCTGGCGACGAGCTACGACGTCAAGGTCAAGGACCAGTACGACGCCTCGATCAAGGGCTTCTCCGCGAGTATGAGTGAGGACCAGGCGAAGAAGCTCGCCGGTGACTCGCGGGTCGCGTTCGTGCAGCAGAATCAGAAGATCACCGTCAGCCAGGACGACCCGCCGTGGGGCCTGGACCGGGCCGACCAGCGCGACCTGCCGCTGGACAAGAAGTACGAGGCGTCGACCACCGCAGACAACGTGAACGTCTACGTGATCGACACCGGCATCTACGCCAAGCACAAGGACTTCGGCGACCGCGCGTCGGTGGGCACCGACACCGTCGGCGACGGCCAGAACGGCGTCGACTGCATGGGGCACGGCAGCCACGTGGCCGGCACCATCGCGGGCACGACGTACGGCCTGGCCAAGGGTGCGAAGGTGATCGCGGTCCGGGTGCTCGACTGCCAGGGATCCGGCTCGACCGAGTCCGTGGTGGCCGGGATCGACTGGGTGACCAAGAACGCGAAGAAGCCCGCGGTGGCGAACATGAGCCTCGGCGGCGGCGCGGACGACGCGCTGGACGCGGCGGTGAAGGCCTCTGTCGGCGCCGGCATCACCTACGCAGTTGCCGCTGGCAACGACAGCGCGGACGCCTGCCAGAGCTCGCCGGCCCGGGAGCCCTCGGCGATCACGGTCGGCGCGACCGACAACCAGGACAAGCGGGCGTCGTTCTCGAACTTCGGCAAGTGCGTGGACCTGTTCGCGCCGGGTGTCGACATCACCTCGGTCGGCATCACCGACCCGGACGCGACCGCGAAGATGAGCGGTACGTCGATGGCGACGCCGCACGTCGCCGGCGGAATCGCGCTGTACCTGGCCGACCACCCGGACGCCACCCCGGCCGACGTCACGAAGGCGCTGGTCGCCAACTCGACGCCGGACAAGGTCGGCGACCCGGGCGACGCCTCCCCGAACAAGCTGCTGTACGTCGGCAAGCCCGACCCAGCCCAGCCCTGA
- a CDS encoding Rieske (2Fe-2S) protein, producing MSDDTMAPVTPQQTEAVPGTAADGLRDRRTVLRCAAMAALVGASAPILAACGSSNDASGGGASTPSATGSSSAPAPSSSGPSSSAPSSSAPAGGGTVLGPVSDVPVGGGKVFTEAKVVVTQPTAGQYKGFSAVCTHQGNIVGSVEDGQIVCPFHNSHFKITDGSVTSGPAPSPLPAVNVAVQGTNIVQSA from the coding sequence ATGAGCGATGACACGATGGCACCAGTCACCCCGCAGCAGACCGAGGCCGTGCCCGGCACCGCGGCGGACGGTCTGCGCGACCGGAGGACGGTGCTCCGCTGCGCGGCCATGGCCGCGCTGGTGGGTGCCAGCGCCCCGATCCTCGCGGCCTGCGGCAGCAGTAACGACGCGTCTGGCGGTGGCGCTTCGACGCCGTCGGCCACCGGCTCCAGCTCTGCGCCCGCTCCCAGCTCGAGTGGGCCGTCGTCGAGCGCACCCTCCTCGAGCGCTCCGGCCGGTGGCGGGACCGTGCTCGGCCCGGTGTCCGACGTACCGGTCGGCGGCGGGAAGGTGTTCACCGAGGCCAAGGTCGTGGTGACCCAGCCGACCGCGGGTCAGTACAAGGGCTTCTCCGCGGTGTGCACGCACCAGGGCAACATCGTCGGCTCGGTCGAGGACGGACAGATCGTCTGCCCGTTCCACAACAGCCACTTCAAGATCACCGACGGCAGCGTGACAAGCGGCCCGGCCCCGTCGCCGCTCCCCGCAGTGAACGTCGCCGTCCAGGGCACCAACATCGTCCAGTCCGCCTGA